Proteins encoded within one genomic window of Burkholderiaceae bacterium:
- a CDS encoding Transcriptional regulator, AraC family gives MKSAKHDTSSKPPIDRTADPIDPVDRLSPLLERFRVRAALFHAGPLCGATPFDPLPGRAFLHVLRRGAMVVRHRHGQGVPPLLRVNEPTLLLYPRPLFHEFVNPPREGSDFSCATLDFDGGAHNPIVIALPALVQVPLAEVDGLAPALDLLSRETERVRCGSRLVADRLFEVLLIQLLRWILDHPARVGVSSGLIAGLSDPRLARTLTAVHRSPGEPWTLPRMAAAAAMSRSAFAQAFKQTTGTTPAAYLTDCRLTAASAMLRARHPVKRVADELGFADPSSLSRAFRQRFGAAPRAWRAALARIFHQ, from the coding sequence ATGAAATCCGCAAAACATGACACATCGTCCAAGCCGCCGATCGATCGCACGGCAGACCCGATAGACCCTGTCGACAGGTTGTCGCCGCTGCTGGAGCGCTTTCGCGTCCGGGCCGCGCTGTTCCATGCGGGTCCGCTGTGCGGCGCCACGCCGTTCGACCCGCTGCCGGGGCGCGCGTTCCTGCACGTGCTGCGCCGCGGGGCCATGGTGGTGCGGCACCGGCACGGACAGGGCGTGCCGCCGCTGCTGCGGGTGAACGAACCGACACTGCTGCTGTATCCGCGGCCGCTTTTCCATGAGTTCGTCAACCCGCCGCGCGAGGGTTCGGACTTCAGCTGCGCGACGCTGGACTTCGACGGCGGCGCGCACAACCCGATCGTCATCGCGCTGCCGGCGCTGGTGCAGGTGCCACTGGCCGAGGTCGATGGCCTGGCGCCGGCACTGGACCTGCTGTCCCGCGAAACCGAGCGCGTGCGCTGCGGCTCGCGGCTGGTGGCGGACCGGCTGTTCGAAGTCTTGCTGATCCAGCTGCTGCGCTGGATCCTCGACCACCCGGCGCGCGTTGGCGTCTCAAGCGGTCTGATCGCCGGCCTGTCCGACCCGCGGCTCGCGCGCACGCTCACCGCGGTGCACCGATCGCCGGGCGAGCCCTGGACGCTGCCGCGCATGGCCGCGGCGGCCGCGATGTCGCGCAGCGCGTTCGCGCAGGCTTTCAAACAGACCACCGGCACCACGCCGGCGGCCTACCTGACCGACTGTCGCCTGACGGCCGCCAGCGCAATGCTGCGCGCGCGCCACCCGGTCAAGCGCGTGGCGGACGAGCTGGGCTTCGCCGATCCGTCGTCGCTGTCGCGCGCGTTCCGGCAGCGCTTCGGCGCCGCGCCGCGCGCGTGGCGGGCTGCGCTAGCCCGGATATTTCACCAATAG
- a CDS encoding Transposase, whose protein sequence is MDLGRVGRRIIEANFEGGDIGSDGGVLLLRRVDERIGLSRSAAAVLSDPRDPGRITHGLRELLAQRVYGLCCGYEDLNDHDMLRSDLLMQTAVGRVDALASSPTLCRLESRATRAQALALHGVLIEQFIASHRSAPAELVLDIDASDVPLHGSQESCEFHAYYDHHCYLPLYVFCGQAMLACVLRRSRIDGAKNAAAVIKLIVARLRRAWPQVRIIVRGDSGFCRQRLLRWCERSGVSYIVGLARNARLQAIVQYAEAMLADEYERTGAKQRLIGEFVYAADSWDIERRVITRLEYGAQGNNPRFVVTNLQGDAVQLYERLYCQRGEAENRIKEAQLDLFGTRASCQRFAANQLRLLLAALAYTLMQRLRDLALKNTELERAAAATIRVRLLKIGAAIVRNTRRVRVLLASHHPMRSIFLSAAQALAP, encoded by the coding sequence ATGGATTTGGGGCGCGTGGGCCGGCGCATCATCGAGGCCAACTTCGAAGGCGGTGACATTGGCTCGGACGGTGGAGTTTTGCTGCTGCGACGCGTCGATGAGCGCATTGGTTTGAGCCGATCTGCCGCAGCCGTGCTCAGCGACCCACGCGATCCGGGGCGCATCACGCATGGCCTGCGCGAGCTGCTGGCGCAGCGCGTCTACGGGTTGTGCTGCGGCTACGAAGACCTCAACGACCACGACATGCTGCGCTCGGACCTGCTGATGCAGACCGCCGTAGGCCGGGTCGATGCACTGGCCTCCTCGCCCACACTGTGCCGCCTGGAGAGCCGGGCCACACGCGCGCAGGCGCTGGCCCTGCATGGCGTACTGATCGAGCAGTTCATCGCCAGCCACCGGAGCGCGCCCGCGGAACTGGTGCTGGACATCGACGCCTCGGATGTGCCCTTGCACGGCAGCCAGGAGAGTTGCGAGTTCCACGCCTACTACGACCACCACTGCTATCTGCCGCTGTACGTGTTCTGCGGCCAGGCCATGCTCGCTTGCGTCTTGCGGCGCAGCCGCATCGACGGGGCGAAGAACGCCGCGGCCGTCATCAAGCTGATCGTTGCGCGACTTCGCCGCGCGTGGCCCCAGGTGCGCATCATCGTGCGCGGTGACTCGGGGTTCTGCCGCCAGCGCCTGTTGCGCTGGTGCGAGCGCTCGGGCGTGAGCTACATCGTAGGTCTGGCGCGCAACGCGCGGCTGCAGGCCATCGTGCAGTACGCCGAGGCGATGCTGGCCGACGAATACGAACGCACGGGCGCCAAGCAGCGCCTGATCGGCGAGTTCGTCTACGCAGCCGATAGCTGGGACATCGAGCGGCGCGTGATCACGCGGCTGGAGTACGGTGCCCAAGGCAACAACCCGCGCTTCGTGGTGACCAACCTCCAAGGCGACGCCGTCCAGCTGTATGAGCGGCTGTACTGCCAGCGCGGCGAGGCGGAGAACCGCATCAAGGAGGCCCAGCTCGACCTGTTCGGCACCCGGGCCAGTTGCCAGCGCTTCGCGGCCAACCAGCTTCGCTTGTTGCTGGCGGCGCTGGCCTACACGCTGATGCAGCGGCTGCGCGATCTGGCGCTCAAGAACACCGAGTTGGAGCGCGCCGCCGCGGCCACGATCCGCGTGCGACTGCTCAAGATCGGCGCGGCCATCGTGCGCAACACACGCCGTGTGCGCGTGTTGCTGGCTTCGCACCACCCGATGCGCAGCATCTTCCTCAGCGCCGCACAGGCCCTGGCCCCCTGA
- a CDS encoding GTP-binding and nucleic acid-binding protein YchF: protein MSLKCGIVGLPNVGKSTLFNALTKAHVAAENYPFCTIEPSVGVVEVPDPRLAQLAEIAKPERVVPAIVEFVDIAGLVAGASQGEGLGNQFLAHIRETDAIVNVVRCFEDANVVHVAGRVDPVADIEVIQTELCLADLATVEKTLARSTKAAKSGNDKEAAALAKLLGKVQAELDQGRPVRTLALSKEEQALLKPLCLITAKPAMFVANVAEDGFENNPLLERLREVADRQGAPVVAICAKVEAELADMSDEDRALFLNELGEHEPGLNRLIRAGFKLLGLQTYFTAGPKEVRAWTIHVGDTGPQAAGVIHTDFERGYIRAQTIAFDDYIKYHGEQGAKDAGKMRAEGKDYVVKDGDVMNFLFNV, encoded by the coding sequence ATGAGTCTGAAATGCGGCATCGTGGGCCTGCCGAACGTCGGCAAGTCCACCCTCTTCAATGCGTTGACGAAAGCGCATGTCGCGGCCGAGAACTATCCGTTCTGCACGATCGAACCCAGCGTCGGCGTGGTCGAGGTGCCGGACCCGCGGCTCGCGCAGCTCGCGGAAATCGCGAAGCCTGAACGCGTCGTGCCGGCGATCGTCGAGTTCGTCGACATTGCGGGTCTCGTCGCCGGCGCGAGCCAGGGCGAAGGCCTGGGCAACCAGTTCCTCGCGCACATCCGCGAGACCGACGCGATCGTCAACGTGGTGCGCTGCTTCGAGGACGCGAACGTGGTCCATGTCGCGGGCCGGGTCGACCCGGTCGCCGACATCGAGGTGATCCAGACCGAGCTTTGCCTGGCGGATCTGGCCACCGTCGAGAAAACGCTCGCGCGCAGCACAAAGGCGGCCAAGAGCGGCAACGACAAGGAAGCCGCGGCGCTGGCCAAGCTGCTCGGCAAGGTACAGGCCGAACTCGATCAGGGCCGGCCGGTGCGTACGCTGGCGCTCTCGAAAGAGGAGCAGGCACTGCTCAAACCGCTGTGCCTGATCACCGCGAAGCCCGCGATGTTCGTCGCCAACGTCGCCGAGGATGGATTCGAAAACAACCCATTGCTCGAACGCCTGCGCGAGGTGGCGGATCGACAAGGCGCGCCGGTGGTCGCGATCTGCGCGAAGGTCGAGGCGGAGCTCGCCGATATGAGCGACGAAGACCGCGCGTTGTTCCTGAACGAACTCGGCGAACACGAACCGGGCCTGAACCGGCTGATCCGCGCCGGCTTCAAGCTGCTCGGCCTGCAGACCTACTTCACCGCCGGCCCGAAGGAAGTGCGCGCCTGGACCATTCATGTCGGCGACACCGGCCCGCAGGCCGCCGGCGTGATCCACACCGACTTCGAGCGCGGCTACATCCGCGCGCAGACCATCGCGTTCGACGACTACATCAAATACCACGGCGAGCAGGGCGCGAAGGACGCCGGCAAGATGCGCGCCGAGGGCAAGGACTACGTGGTGAAGGATGGGGACGTGATGAACTTCCTGTTCAACGTTTGA
- a CDS encoding Flavodoxin reductases (ferredoxin-NADPH reductases) family 1 encodes MPPVALPFTPDVAGHVERLFIYPVKSCAGIELAEALLLATGLEWDRRWMVVDAAGTFVTQRTLPRMALVRPAFEAGALLLHAPGMPALPVPLQSNAPTLTVQVWDDSLAADDMGDAAAAWLSGFLGQRLRLVRFASGARRLSSRKWTGDVDATLQFSDAFALLVTSSAALVEVNRRLEASGEPPVGIERFRPNLVLGGVPAHDEDHMALLQLATAGGVVQLQPVKPCVRCTIPNVDPASGHSHPAVSDAIQTYRHDARMEGAVTWGMNAIVRAGAGLRLAVGQPAEASYRFD; translated from the coding sequence ATGCCTCCTGTCGCCCTCCCGTTCACACCCGACGTCGCCGGCCATGTCGAGCGCCTGTTCATCTATCCGGTCAAGTCCTGCGCCGGCATCGAGTTGGCTGAAGCGCTGCTGCTGGCCACCGGACTCGAGTGGGACCGGCGCTGGATGGTGGTCGATGCGGCCGGCACCTTCGTCACGCAGCGCACGCTGCCGCGCATGGCGCTGGTGCGCCCGGCGTTCGAGGCTGGCGCGCTGCTGCTGCATGCGCCCGGCATGCCGGCGCTGCCGGTGCCGCTGCAGTCGAACGCGCCGACCCTGACGGTGCAGGTCTGGGATGACAGCCTCGCCGCCGACGACATGGGCGACGCGGCCGCGGCGTGGCTCAGCGGCTTTCTTGGGCAGCGCTTGCGGCTGGTGCGTTTTGCCTCCGGCGCGCGACGGCTGTCGAGCCGCAAGTGGACCGGCGACGTCGATGCGACGCTGCAGTTCAGCGACGCGTTCGCGCTGCTCGTGACCAGCAGCGCGGCGCTGGTCGAAGTGAATCGCCGGCTGGAGGCGAGCGGCGAACCGCCGGTCGGCATCGAGCGCTTTCGCCCGAACCTGGTGCTCGGCGGCGTGCCGGCGCACGACGAGGACCACATGGCCCTGCTGCAACTCGCCACCGCCGGCGGCGTGGTGCAGCTGCAACCGGTCAAGCCCTGCGTGCGCTGCACGATCCCGAACGTCGATCCCGCCAGCGGCCATAGCCACCCGGCGGTCAGCGACGCGATCCAGACGTATCGACATGACGCGCGCATGGAAGGCGCCGTCACGTGGGGCATGAACGCGATCGTGCGCGCCGGCGCCGGGCTGCGCCTTGCGGTCGGGCAGCCGGCCGAGGCCAGTTACCGGTTCGATTGA
- a CDS encoding Mobile element protein produces MPSKTKMKNAAIAARSAALPSIPRELIDRFVTGPMSGEAVNAASMAFKKALIERALGAELGHHLGYPSGDAKPEGAANQRNGKSAKTVLTDDGPLRIEVPRDREGSFEPLLIPKHERRFTGFDDKIIAMYARGMTMREIQGFLQESYGVEVSAEFISSVTDAVMAEVTAWQARPLEPMYPVVFFDALRVKIREDAVVRNKAIYLALGILPDGTRDILGLWIEGTEGAKFWMKVFNDLKTRGVGDILIAVTDGLKGMAEALGAVFPATTLQTCIVHLIRNSLDYASWKDRKALAAAIKPIYTATSAEAAQAELDAFERGPWGQKFPTVAGAWRRAWDRVIPFFAFPPSIRRVIYTTNAIESINARLRKIIKTRGHFPSDDAATKLIWLALRNITADWSRAAHNWKEAMNQFAILYEDRFTKAGA; encoded by the coding sequence ATGCCAAGCAAGACGAAGATGAAGAACGCGGCCATAGCCGCCAGGTCGGCGGCGCTGCCGTCGATCCCGAGGGAACTGATTGACCGGTTCGTGACCGGCCCGATGAGCGGCGAGGCGGTCAACGCCGCGTCGATGGCGTTCAAGAAGGCGCTGATCGAGCGCGCGCTGGGCGCCGAACTCGGCCACCACCTGGGCTACCCGAGCGGCGACGCCAAGCCCGAGGGGGCGGCCAACCAGCGCAACGGCAAGAGCGCCAAGACCGTACTGACCGATGATGGCCCGCTGCGCATCGAGGTGCCACGCGATCGCGAAGGCAGTTTCGAGCCGCTCTTGATCCCCAAGCACGAGCGCCGTTTCACCGGCTTCGATGACAAGATCATCGCCATGTACGCGCGCGGCATGACCATGCGCGAGATCCAGGGTTTCTTGCAAGAGAGCTACGGTGTCGAGGTCAGCGCCGAGTTCATCAGCTCGGTCACCGACGCGGTCATGGCCGAGGTGACGGCTTGGCAAGCGCGGCCCTTGGAGCCGATGTACCCGGTGGTGTTCTTCGACGCGCTGCGCGTGAAGATCAGGGAAGACGCGGTGGTGCGCAACAAGGCCATCTACCTGGCCCTGGGGATCCTTCCCGACGGTACGCGCGACATCCTGGGGCTGTGGATCGAAGGCACCGAGGGTGCCAAGTTCTGGATGAAGGTGTTCAACGACCTGAAGACCCGCGGCGTGGGCGACATTCTGATCGCCGTCACCGATGGCCTCAAGGGCATGGCCGAGGCCCTGGGCGCGGTGTTCCCGGCCACCACGCTGCAAACGTGCATCGTGCACTTGATCCGCAACTCGCTGGACTACGCGAGTTGGAAGGACAGGAAGGCGCTGGCCGCGGCCATCAAGCCGATCTACACGGCCACCAGCGCCGAGGCGGCACAGGCCGAGCTCGATGCCTTCGAGCGCGGTCCCTGGGGCCAGAAGTTCCCCACCGTCGCGGGCGCCTGGCGCCGGGCCTGGGATCGCGTGATTCCGTTCTTCGCGTTCCCGCCGTCCATCCGCAGAGTGATCTACACCACCAACGCGATCGAGAGCATCAACGCGCGGCTGAGGAAGATCATCAAGACCCGCGGCCACTTCCCCAGCGACGACGCGGCCACCAAGCTGATCTGGCTGGCGCTGCGCAACATCACGGCCGACTGGAGCCGCGCGGCGCACAACTGGAAGGAGGCAATGAACCAATTCGCGATCCTCTACGAAGATCGGTTCACGAAGGCCGGTGCGTAA
- a CDS encoding protoglobin — protein MKWLQSMRALVALGVAPSVPGYAHGQAGLAKAPYTLADLAALHKTLLFGDEDVQALRRSKAILADQTDAILDVWYGFVASTPELVVFFGNTRTGQPDAAYLEAVRKRFALWILDTADARHDQAWLDWQYEIGLRHNRIKKNRTDGVDSVPQVSFRYLSALAIPITTTLRPFLASRGAAPDEVDRMHAAWVKSVLLQTILWSHPYVKDGEF, from the coding sequence ATGAAGTGGCTGCAATCGATGCGTGCGCTCGTTGCGCTGGGCGTGGCGCCCTCGGTGCCGGGCTATGCCCACGGCCAGGCCGGCCTGGCGAAGGCGCCCTATACCCTCGCGGACCTGGCCGCGCTGCACAAGACCCTGCTGTTCGGCGACGAGGACGTGCAGGCGCTGCGCCGCAGCAAGGCGATCCTGGCCGACCAGACCGACGCGATCCTCGACGTCTGGTACGGCTTCGTCGCGTCGACGCCGGAACTGGTGGTGTTCTTCGGCAACACCCGCACCGGACAGCCCGATGCGGCGTATCTGGAGGCGGTGCGCAAACGCTTCGCGCTTTGGATCCTGGACACCGCCGACGCGCGCCACGACCAGGCCTGGCTCGACTGGCAGTACGAGATCGGCCTGCGCCACAACCGGATCAAGAAGAATCGCACCGATGGCGTGGACAGCGTGCCGCAGGTCAGCTTCCGCTACCTGTCGGCGCTGGCGATCCCGATCACCACCACGCTGCGGCCGTTCCTGGCCAGTCGCGGCGCCGCGCCGGACGAGGTCGATCGCATGCACGCGGCCTGGGTGAAATCGGTGCTGCTGCAGACCATCCTGTGGAGCCACCCTTACGTCAAGGACGGCGAGTTCTGA
- a CDS encoding Thiol:disulfide interchange protein DsbC — protein MNATTKPWWRTLLIAFGLACLLGGLFGSPAAHAQEAVIRKNLAERVPMMPKIDEVRKSAMPGLYELRVNGSDILYTDEQGNFLIQGSLFDTRARRNLTEERIDKLTAVDFATLPLRDAVTIVRGNGKRQIAVFEDPNCPYCKHFERDLQSVDNVTVHLFLIPILGGDSPEKARNVWCAKDRAGAWQALMLRGVAPPAAAASCDTGALGRNLAFAERYRITGTPTVFFSNGARVPGYMNAQQVEKLLADAK, from the coding sequence ATGAACGCAACAACGAAACCCTGGTGGCGCACGCTGCTGATCGCCTTCGGCCTCGCCTGCCTGCTCGGCGGTCTGTTCGGCAGCCCTGCCGCGCACGCGCAGGAGGCGGTGATCCGCAAGAACCTCGCCGAGCGGGTGCCGATGATGCCGAAGATCGACGAGGTCCGGAAGTCCGCGATGCCCGGCCTGTACGAACTGCGGGTGAACGGCAGCGACATCCTCTACACCGACGAGCAGGGCAACTTCCTGATCCAGGGTTCGCTGTTCGACACGCGCGCGCGCCGCAATCTGACCGAGGAGCGGATCGACAAGCTGACCGCGGTCGACTTCGCCACGCTGCCTTTGAGGGACGCGGTGACGATCGTGCGCGGCAACGGCAAGCGCCAGATCGCGGTGTTCGAAGACCCGAACTGCCCGTACTGCAAGCATTTCGAGCGCGACCTGCAGTCGGTCGACAACGTGACGGTGCACCTGTTCCTGATTCCGATCCTCGGCGGCGATTCGCCCGAGAAGGCTCGAAATGTCTGGTGCGCGAAGGATCGCGCCGGCGCCTGGCAGGCGCTGATGCTGCGCGGCGTCGCGCCGCCCGCGGCGGCCGCAAGCTGCGACACGGGCGCGCTCGGCCGCAACCTCGCGTTCGCCGAGCGCTACCGCATCACCGGCACGCCGACCGTGTTCTTCTCGAACGGCGCGCGCGTGCCGGGCTACATGAACGCGCAGCAGGTCGAGAAACTGCTGGCCGATGCGAAGTAG
- a CDS encoding 2-polyprenyl-3-methyl-6-methoxy-1,4-benzoquinol hydroxylase, with the protein MGAVSVGGGATMQRWLGSMAMHSHSRAATVDCAPASTIGAMTQFDVCVRGAGVVGRTLALLLAREGLRVGLLAPAGATAPSAGEVSDVRAYALNGASRTLLESLRAWPGDTEGTDATAVLAMRVHGDAGGVVTFSAAAERVPALAWIVDVPALEARLAEAVRFQPLIERIDAPQDAALTVICEGRASSTRAGFGVDYEVTPYPQRAIATRLRCEQPHRQVASQWFDDNEVLALLPLGGPDGDTVAAVWSVAAERAASLLALPDEAFAERITQASRQALGRLDLCSARAEWPLQLARAKHWVGRHAGASWALAGDAAHTVHPLSGQGLNLGLADAAALARALGGRADWRGVGDLRVLRGYERARKRELIRMSLLTDGLQQLFGADAGPWKTLRNWGMNGFERSGPLKHWAARQAMGSAAERGATRAARR; encoded by the coding sequence ATGGGCGCGGTTTCAGTGGGCGGCGGCGCGACTATGCAGCGGTGGCTTGGGTCCATGGCCATGCATAGCCATTCACGCGCCGCAACAGTCGATTGTGCCCCGGCTTCTACAATCGGCGCCATGACGCAATTCGATGTCTGCGTGCGCGGCGCGGGCGTGGTCGGCCGCACGCTGGCGCTGCTGCTGGCGCGCGAGGGACTGCGCGTTGGCCTGCTCGCGCCGGCCGGTGCGACCGCACCGAGCGCCGGCGAAGTGTCCGACGTGCGCGCCTATGCGCTCAATGGTGCTTCGCGCACGCTGCTCGAGTCGCTGCGCGCCTGGCCCGGCGATACGGAAGGGACCGACGCGACCGCGGTGCTCGCGATGCGGGTGCACGGCGACGCCGGCGGCGTGGTCACGTTCAGCGCGGCGGCCGAGCGGGTGCCAGCGCTGGCGTGGATCGTCGACGTGCCGGCGCTCGAGGCGCGACTCGCAGAGGCCGTGCGCTTTCAGCCGCTGATCGAGCGCATCGATGCACCGCAGGACGCCGCGCTGACCGTGATCTGCGAGGGTCGCGCCAGCAGCACGCGCGCCGGGTTCGGCGTCGACTACGAGGTCACGCCGTACCCGCAGCGCGCGATCGCGACCCGGCTGCGCTGCGAGCAGCCGCACCGCCAGGTCGCGTCCCAGTGGTTCGACGACAACGAGGTGCTCGCGCTGCTGCCGCTGGGCGGCCCGGACGGCGACACGGTGGCCGCGGTGTGGTCGGTCGCGGCCGAGCGGGCCGCATCGCTGCTCGCGCTACCCGACGAAGCATTCGCCGAGCGGATCACGCAGGCCAGCCGACAGGCGCTGGGGCGGCTCGATCTGTGCAGCGCACGCGCCGAATGGCCGCTGCAGTTGGCGCGCGCAAAGCACTGGGTGGGACGGCACGCAGGTGCGAGCTGGGCGCTGGCCGGCGACGCCGCGCACACCGTGCATCCCTTGAGCGGCCAGGGCCTGAACCTCGGGCTCGCCGACGCGGCGGCGCTGGCGCGCGCGCTCGGCGGGCGCGCCGATTGGCGCGGCGTGGGCGACCTGCGCGTGCTGCGCGGCTACGAGCGAGCGCGCAAGCGCGAGTTGATCCGGATGTCGCTGCTGACTGACGGGCTGCAGCAGTTGTTCGGTGCTGACGCCGGGCCGTGGAAAACGCTGCGCAATTGGGGCATGAACGGCTTCGAGCGCAGCGGCCCGCTGAAGCACTGGGCGGCGCGGCAGGCGATGGGAAGCGCTGCCGAACGCGGCGCGACGCGCGCCGCCCGCCGCTGA